The genomic segment AGGTTATCGACATGAATGCTTCCCCCAAACCTTCGAAGGTCGTCGTCATCGGTGGCGGCATATTCGGCGTCTCGACGGCTGTCCATCTCGCTCGCCTCGGGATCGCCACCGTGCTCGTCAGCGATGGGCCGCTTGCCAATGGCGCCTCCGGCCGTTCGCTCGCCTGGCTCAATTCGGCCCGGAAACGCTCTGATGCCTATCACCGGCTGCGCCTCGCCGGCATCGACCGTTATCGCACCCTTGCTGCCCGATATCCGGATGCGCCCTGGCTGCGTTTCGATGGCGGCCTGACCTGGGATGCCGATGACGCCGGCAATGAGATAGCCGAGGTCTTCGACTTCGAGCGCGACCTCGGCTATCACGCGCAATGGCTGGCCCAGGAAAACATTCCCGGCGCGACGCCCGGCGTCGACGCCGGTGCGGTGACGCCGCAGGGCGCGATCTTCAATCCCGGAGAAGGTTGGGTCGATCTTACCTCGCTGATCGGCCTTCTCGCGGAGGAATTCCGTTCGCTCGGCGGCGAGGTCGTGACGGACGCCGGGCGCGCGGCGATTGATGTCGAAGGCGCCCGTGTCTGCGGCGTGAGCGCAGCGGACGGCAGACACTGGGACGCGGAGTCTGTGCTGCTTGCCGCGGGCGGCGCCGTTCCGGCAATCGTTGCCGAAGCCGGCCAGCATATCGACGATGCAACGCCGGTCGCGCTTCTCGTCAGGACCAAGCCGATCCGCCATTCGCTGAAGGCCGTGCTCAACACCCCCCGCGTCGCCATCCGACCCATGCCGAATGGCGGCTTCGCCCTCGATTCCGCCTGGTCCGAGGAAGAGGTCGAAGTGAAGCCGGACGGCGGCTATGAAGTCAGACAATCGACGTTGGACGGGCTGCTGCGCGAGGCGTCAAAAGTTCTCGAAGGCAACCCGACGCTCGAGATCGAAGATTATGGGGTCGGCCCAAAGCCCATTCCGGGCGATGGCGAGCCGGTCTTTGGCGAACTGCCGTCGATCTGGGGTTACTTCGTCGCCTTCAGCCATAGTGGCGCCACCCTCGGCCTGATCGCCGGTGAACTGCTGGCCGACGAGATCGCCACCGGACGCCGTCATCCGCTGCTGGCGGAGTTTCGGCCCGAACGTTTCAGCGCGTCGCGAGGATGACGGTCGTGGAAGGAGCGGAAGTCCGACTCGGCGCCGTTGCGAACCGCGACCGGCGTCCGATGCATCCTTCTGAGCCGTCGAGCGTTCTATCGCCAGGAACAACTGGAGATCCATCATGTTCAAGGACGAACTCGGGGACATCGGCACAAACCTGGACAGGCGCGACAATACCGGCACCGCACCGGCTGCTTTCGAAGATGCAAACGCCAATCCCGATCTCATCAGGCGTGAGGGCTTCGCGAGCGAGGCCGAATATCGGGCTTATATCGCGACGCTCGGTGGTCATGCTCCGGTTGGAGGCACCTTTGAGGAGCCTCTCCTGGCCTCTGACAATCATGCCCTGGAAGGCCGTCTGCGAGAACTGAGAGAAGAACTCGAAAACCTCCGCGCCCGCCTTCAGGTGATCCAACATCAGGCTGCGACCGTCGTTGCGGCGAACGTCCGCTGGGCCGATGCAAGCGCCCACGCGCAGCTTGGCAATCAGCCCTGGCTCAAGCTGGCCGGCGCAATGGCGGCAACATTCGTCGTCACGAGAGGCATCACGCGGCTGCCGCTCGGAACCGTGGCGACGACGGCGCTACCGTTGGTGGCGGCCGCGATGAAACGGAAGTCCGTCAGGTGAACATCGTCCTCTAACGGGACATCGGGCACGGCACACTTCTGCTTCAATCGCCTTCTCTCGGCGTCCGTTTAGGCGAAACTAATTTCCGCAAGGAGAGGCAGGTGATCAGAGGCGACCCTTGTCAGTCGGTTTTCCAGGACCGTCGCCTGTTTGACGACGAGATCGTCGGAAACGAGAATGTGGTCAAGGCGCATCAGCGGATAGCGGGAAGGGAAGGTTGCTCTTGGTGTGGCCTTGCCTTCGCGCTGAGCATCCTTCAATGACTGAGTGGCAAGTCGGTAAGTCGCCGATGCCGGAATGGCGTTGAAGTCGCCGCAAAGGATGGTGGGGAGAGATTCGCCCGCTGTCCCGCGCAGCCAGCCCGAGTTCAACAGCGTCGTCATCTGCCGCATGCGCTCGCGGCCGCGAAGGCCAAGATGGGTGTTGACGACCAGCAGTTTTCTGTCGCCGACCAGTATTTCGACCGAAAGGGCACCGCGCTGTTCGCCGATGGATGGCAGCGGGCCGGCCTTGACCGCGCCAGTCGGCAGCGCGGTGATGATCGCATCGCCATACTGCTCTTCGGCAATCGACAGCGCCGGATGAAAATGAGCCTGCATCTCCAGAAGCGCGGCGATCGTATGGGCCTGGTCGATGCCGCCGGTCCTGCGCCTGAGGACATCGACCTCCTGAAGAGCGATGATGTCGGCTTCCGCCTCGGCGATGACTGAAGCAATGCGTCCGGGATCGAGCTTGCGGTCGTTGCCGATACAGCTGTGCACGTTATAGGTTAAGAGTTTGATCGTTTTTTCCGACATGAGTCCGCTGAAGCTTGTCCTCGGGGACATGGATCTCGTTCCCCAGGGGAACACAAAACTCATTTGATCGTTCCAGATTATCGAACCATCCCGTTTGCACTCCTGAGGACAATCGATGAGCTTGAAAAACATGATCTGGAATGGACTGCTCGTTGCTGCCCTTTGTTTCGCGGTCTTCCT from the Rhizobium sp. NZLR1 genome contains:
- a CDS encoding FAD-binding oxidoreductase, translated to MNASPKPSKVVVIGGGIFGVSTAVHLARLGIATVLVSDGPLANGASGRSLAWLNSARKRSDAYHRLRLAGIDRYRTLAARYPDAPWLRFDGGLTWDADDAGNEIAEVFDFERDLGYHAQWLAQENIPGATPGVDAGAVTPQGAIFNPGEGWVDLTSLIGLLAEEFRSLGGEVVTDAGRAAIDVEGARVCGVSAADGRHWDAESVLLAAGGAVPAIVAEAGQHIDDATPVALLVRTKPIRHSLKAVLNTPRVAIRPMPNGGFALDSAWSEEEVEVKPDGGYEVRQSTLDGLLREASKVLEGNPTLEIEDYGVGPKPIPGDGEPVFGELPSIWGYFVAFSHSGATLGLIAGELLADEIATGRRHPLLAEFRPERFSASRG
- a CDS encoding endonuclease/exonuclease/phosphatase family protein, yielding MSEKTIKLLTYNVHSCIGNDRKLDPGRIASVIAEAEADIIALQEVDVLRRRTGGIDQAHTIAALLEMQAHFHPALSIAEEQYGDAIITALPTGAVKAGPLPSIGEQRGALSVEILVGDRKLLVVNTHLGLRGRERMRQMTTLLNSGWLRGTAGESLPTILCGDFNAIPASATYRLATQSLKDAQREGKATPRATFPSRYPLMRLDHILVSDDLVVKQATVLENRLTRVASDHLPLLAEISFA